Proteins encoded in a region of the Oceanibaculum nanhaiense genome:
- the ispH gene encoding 4-hydroxy-3-methylbut-2-enyl diphosphate reductase, whose translation MSKPPLTLLLAGPRGFCAGVDRAIQIVERSLEKFGAPVYVRHEIVHNRFVVESLERKGAIFVEELDEVPPDAPVVFSAHGVPKSVPAEAERRNMVYLDATCPLVSKVHREAERHFAAGRLILLIGHAGHPEVVGTMGQLPEGAVRLIETSAEAETIDLPADREIAYVTQTTLSVDDTAGIIEALRRRFPQLAAPKQEDICYATTNRQQAVKAIAARCDAILVIGAPNSSNSKRLVEVARVAGCPKSMLLQRADQMDWTFLDGVARLGVTAGASAPDVLVDELIDACRERFDVTLEEVVTAEEDIHFKLPKVLSA comes from the coding sequence ATGTCAAAACCGCCCCTCACCCTCCTGCTCGCCGGCCCGCGCGGCTTCTGCGCCGGTGTTGATCGCGCCATCCAGATCGTCGAGCGGTCGCTGGAGAAGTTCGGCGCGCCGGTCTATGTGCGCCACGAGATCGTGCATAACCGCTTCGTCGTCGAATCGCTGGAGAGAAAAGGCGCCATCTTCGTCGAGGAGCTGGACGAGGTGCCGCCGGACGCACCGGTCGTGTTCTCCGCCCATGGCGTGCCGAAATCGGTGCCGGCCGAAGCGGAGCGACGCAACATGGTCTATCTCGACGCCACCTGCCCGCTGGTCAGCAAGGTGCACCGCGAGGCCGAGCGGCATTTCGCGGCGGGGCGGCTGATCCTGCTGATCGGCCATGCCGGCCATCCGGAGGTGGTCGGCACGATGGGGCAGTTGCCCGAAGGTGCGGTCCGGCTGATCGAGACCAGTGCGGAAGCCGAGACCATCGACCTGCCGGCCGACCGCGAGATCGCCTACGTGACGCAGACCACCCTGTCGGTCGATGACACGGCCGGGATCATCGAGGCGCTGCGCCGCCGCTTCCCGCAGCTCGCCGCGCCGAAGCAGGAGGATATCTGCTACGCTACCACCAACCGGCAGCAGGCGGTGAAGGCCATCGCCGCGCGCTGTGACGCGATCCTGGTGATCGGGGCGCCGAACTCCTCCAACTCGAAACGTCTTGTCGAGGTGGCGCGCGTTGCCGGCTGCCCGAAATCCATGCTGCTGCAGCGCGCCGACCAGATGGACTGGACCTTCCTCGACGGTGTCGCGCGGCTGGGTGTGACCGCCGGCGCCTCGGCCCCGGATGTGCTGGTCGATGAACTGATCGACGCCTGCCGCGAGCGCTTCGACGTGACGCTGGAGGAAGTGGTGACGGCCGAGGAGGACATCCACTTCAAGCTGCCCAAGGTATTGAGCGCATGA